The Muntiacus reevesi chromosome 7, mMunRee1.1, whole genome shotgun sequence genome includes a region encoding these proteins:
- the KATNBL1 gene encoding KATNB1-like protein 1 has product MASETHNVKKRNFCNNTEDHSIDLPRKRISNFTNKNMKEVKKSPKQLAAYITRTVGQAVKSPDKLRKVIYRRKKVHHPIQNPCYRKKQSPKSGGCVMANKENELACAGHLPEKLRHDSRTYLINSSDSGSSQTESPSSKYSGFFSEVSQDHETMAQVLFSRNLRLNVALTFWRKRSISELVAYLVRIEDLGVVVDCLPVLTNSLQEEKQYISLGCCVDLLPLVKSLLKSRFEEYIIVGLNWLQAVIKRWWSELSSKTEIVNDGNIQILKQQLSGLWEQENHLTLVPGYTGNIAKDVDAYLLQLH; this is encoded by the exons ATGGCATCTGAAACCCACAATGTTAAAAAACGCAACTTTTGTAATAATACTGAGGATCATTCCATTGATCTTCCTAGAAAAAGGATCTCTAATTTCACTAATAAGAACATGAAGGAG GTTAAGAAATCTCCAAAACAGTTGGCTGCTTACATAACTAG AACAGTTGGACAAGCTGTGAAAAGCCCAGATAAACTACGTAAGGTGATCTATAGACGAAAGAAAGTTCATCATCCTATTCAAAATCCTTGTTACAGAAAAAAACAGTCCCCTAAAAGTGGGGGCTGTGTCAtggcaaataaagaaaatgaactgGCTTGTGCAGGCCACCTCCCTGAAAAATTACGGCATGATAGTCGGACATATTTGATTAACTCCAGTGATTCTGGTTCTTCACAGACAGAAAGCCCATCATCAAAATATAGTGGCTTTTTTTCTGAG gtttctcaggacCATGAAACAATGGCACAGGTTTTGTTCAGCAGGAATTTGAGATTGAATGTAGCTTTAACTTTCTGGAGAAAGAGAAGTATTAGTGAACTTGTAGCATATTTGGTAAG GATAGAGGACCTTGGAGTTGTGGTGGATTGCCTTCCCGTGCTCACCAATAG tttacaGGAAGAAAAACAGTACATCTCACTTGGCTGCTGTGTAGATTTGTTGCCTCTAGTAAAGTCACTACTTAAAAGCAGATTTGAAGA GTATATAATAGTTGGTTTAAACTGGCTTCAAGCAGTCATAAAAAGATGGTGGTCAGAACTATCATCTAAAACAGAAATTGTGAATGATGG aaatattcagattttaaaacagCAATTAAGTGGGTTGTGGGAACAGGAAAACCATCTTACTTTGGTTCCAGGATATACTGGTAATATAGCCAAG GATGTAGATGCTTATTTATTACAGTTACATTGA